From one Triticum aestivum cultivar Chinese Spring chromosome 4B, IWGSC CS RefSeq v2.1, whole genome shotgun sequence genomic stretch:
- the LOC123091801 gene encoding uncharacterized protein — protein sequence MRDYQGRSRAARDEKRRKGSRDSDGQNNHVEVARGSSRQITISARIQWKNLVKNKVSIIWRQGPQAPVSALEAGFSELRLQWRMNVQICSSKGLSTFDGHLNWFDFTDDGALLCDVFPGEEIFVCTGVNASPRNNQTFIPILSYMLHLNAKC from the exons ATGAGAG ATTATCAAGGTCGGAGCAGAGCAGCAAGGGATGAGAAAAG GAGGAAGGGGTCTAGAGACAGCGATGGGCAAAACAATCATGTGGAGGTAGCAAGAGGCAGTTCTCGACAAATCACTATAAG TGCAAGGATCCAATGGAAGAATTTGGTGAAGAACAAGGTCTCCATCATTTGGCGTCAAG GTCCCCAAGCCCCTGTATCCGCCCTTGAAGCTGGGTTTAGCGAGCTAAGGTTGCAGTGGAGAATGAACGTGCAAATTTGCAGCAGCAAAGGTCTTTCTACGTTTGATGGGCACCTAAATTGGTTCGATTTCACGGATGATGGAGCCTTGCTGTGTGACGTATTTCCTGGTGAAGAAATATTTGTGTGTACTGGAGTTAATGCATCTCCAAGGAATAACCAAACCTTTATTCCTATTTTATCATATATGCTACACTTAAATGCAAAGTGTTAG